From one Fodinicurvata sp. EGI_FJ10296 genomic stretch:
- a CDS encoding tripartite tricarboxylate transporter permease has product MDHFIFQSIQEIMVLDRILLILIGVIAGIIAGAIPGFTVTMGIVLAFPFTFAMDATSGLALMIGILVGGYAGGMISGIMLGIPGTPSSIATVFDGFPMAKNGEPGRALGIGIASSFLGTVFSVGVLVAIAPLVAQFSLNFGPWEITALVIFAITLVGSLSSGAMLKGCIAGAIGLLIATTGPSPGGQIRFDFGFDALAQGVEMLPVLIGVFAFSQLMDAVETETKRLKSPQGSLERNLQMARIDIPYARIVKDMLGQKLNLLRSSFIGSVVGAIPAVGGTAANFVSYDQAKKFSRKSKSFGTGIPDGIVATEASNSALIGGALIPTLTLGIPGSLTMAIMYGVFILHGLNPGPRLFVDQPVLIGGIYVSIVVAGVFMLVSMLVLIRFFAKISLVPTSILVPMVLMLAAVGAYALNNSIVDIWTLLVFGVIGYLFVKAGVPLTPLILGVVLGPSLEVNLFRALQLDPNVMTFLTRPISLALLLFTAASVIFATWQEVRSARSREAT; this is encoded by the coding sequence ATGGATCATTTCATCTTTCAGTCGATTCAGGAGATCATGGTCCTAGACCGGATTCTGCTGATCCTGATCGGGGTCATCGCCGGCATCATTGCTGGCGCCATCCCCGGATTTACAGTCACCATGGGCATCGTGCTCGCGTTTCCGTTCACCTTCGCAATGGACGCGACCAGCGGCCTTGCGCTGATGATCGGCATCCTGGTTGGCGGTTATGCCGGCGGCATGATATCGGGAATCATGCTTGGCATTCCCGGCACGCCCTCGTCGATCGCGACAGTGTTCGACGGCTTTCCGATGGCAAAGAACGGCGAGCCCGGCCGGGCACTGGGCATCGGCATCGCGTCGTCGTTTCTGGGGACGGTATTCAGTGTCGGGGTGCTGGTCGCGATCGCGCCGCTGGTGGCCCAGTTCAGCCTGAATTTCGGACCGTGGGAGATCACCGCCCTGGTCATCTTTGCCATTACGCTGGTCGGTTCGCTATCCTCCGGCGCCATGCTCAAGGGCTGTATCGCCGGTGCCATCGGGCTGCTTATCGCCACCACCGGCCCGTCGCCGGGCGGGCAAATCCGGTTCGATTTCGGGTTCGACGCCCTGGCGCAGGGCGTGGAGATGCTGCCGGTCCTGATCGGCGTCTTCGCCTTCTCGCAGTTGATGGATGCGGTCGAGACCGAGACCAAGCGCCTGAAGTCGCCCCAGGGCTCGCTGGAACGAAATCTCCAGATGGCGCGGATCGACATTCCGTATGCCCGGATCGTCAAGGACATGCTCGGCCAGAAGCTCAATCTCCTGCGGTCGAGCTTCATCGGCAGTGTCGTCGGCGCCATACCGGCGGTCGGCGGCACAGCGGCCAATTTCGTCAGCTATGATCAGGCCAAGAAGTTCTCGCGCAAATCCAAATCGTTCGGCACTGGCATCCCTGACGGCATCGTCGCGACGGAGGCATCGAACAGCGCCCTGATCGGCGGCGCGCTGATCCCGACATTGACGCTCGGCATCCCGGGCAGCCTGACCATGGCGATCATGTACGGCGTTTTCATTCTGCACGGCCTCAATCCCGGCCCGCGCCTGTTCGTCGATCAGCCGGTGCTGATCGGCGGCATCTATGTCAGCATCGTGGTCGCCGGCGTTTTCATGCTGGTTTCGATGCTGGTGCTGATCCGGTTCTTCGCCAAAATATCGCTGGTTCCGACGTCGATCCTGGTTCCCATGGTCCTGATGCTCGCGGCCGTTGGCGCTTATGCGTTGAACAACAGCATCGTCGATATCTGGACACTGCTGGTCTTCGGCGTCATCGGCTATCTGTTCGTGAAGGCCGGGGTGCCTCTGACGCCGCTGATCCTGGGCGTCGTCCTGGGTCCGTCTCTGGAGGTCAATCTGTTCCGGGCACTGCAGCTCGACCCCAACGTCATGACCTTCCTCACCCGCCCGATTTCGCTGGCCCTGCTGTTGTTCACTGCCGCATCGGTCATATTCGCCACCTGGCAGGAAGTGCGCAGTGCCAGATCGCGGGAGGCCACCTGA
- a CDS encoding gamma-glutamyltransferase family protein: protein MTYDALSYSHPSRRFMRYGHKGMVATSQPLAAQAGLDMLRQGGNAVDAAIATAACLTVVEPTSNGIGGDAFALVWLDGKLHGLNASGQCPQGLSIDRLRADGHETMPQQGWMTVTVPGTPSAWAALSERFGVLPFERLFEPAIAHARDGFAIAPMLGKLWQKAAESFARTLSGPEFAPWFETFTRNGAAPEIGSVWRSPDQAATLARIAASGARDFYEGQLAEKIDAFARQFDAPLRAADLAAHRPEWVTPISTTYRDHEVWQIPPNGQGIIALMALNILKAANFAPGDECERQHALIEALKAAFVDGQMHIADPAHGPVPTDWMLSDAYARARLSDIGPTAADPQPVGMRPGGTVYLAAADGQGNMVSLIQSNYKGFGSGVVVPGTGIALHNRGREFSLDAGHPNALAPGKRPYHTIIPGFLTRGGRAVGPFGVMGGYMQPQGHLQVLSNMLDLGMNPQAALDAPRWLWQGGRRIAVEPHFPSDIAQRLARRGHAVQPQLDETGFGRGQIIQRDDATGVLAGGTDPRTDGEAAIL, encoded by the coding sequence ATGACTTATGACGCACTCTCCTATTCCCATCCGTCGCGGCGATTCATGCGGTATGGCCACAAGGGCATGGTGGCGACGTCGCAGCCGCTGGCGGCGCAGGCCGGACTCGACATGCTGCGCCAGGGCGGCAACGCTGTCGACGCCGCCATCGCCACGGCGGCGTGCCTGACGGTGGTCGAACCGACCTCCAACGGCATCGGCGGCGACGCGTTCGCCCTGGTATGGCTGGACGGCAAGTTGCACGGCCTGAACGCCAGCGGCCAATGCCCACAGGGTCTCTCGATCGACCGGCTTCGCGCGGACGGACACGAGACGATGCCCCAGCAGGGCTGGATGACGGTCACCGTTCCCGGCACACCCAGCGCCTGGGCGGCATTGTCCGAACGTTTCGGCGTGCTGCCGTTCGAGCGGCTGTTCGAGCCGGCGATCGCCCATGCACGCGATGGTTTCGCCATCGCGCCGATGCTGGGCAAACTTTGGCAGAAGGCCGCGGAGTCGTTCGCCCGGACGCTCTCCGGGCCGGAATTCGCACCCTGGTTCGAAACCTTCACACGCAACGGCGCTGCGCCGGAAATTGGTTCGGTCTGGCGGTCGCCCGATCAGGCTGCGACGCTGGCCCGGATCGCCGCGTCGGGTGCACGCGATTTCTATGAAGGCCAGTTGGCGGAAAAGATCGACGCGTTCGCCCGGCAATTCGACGCGCCGCTGCGGGCCGCCGACCTCGCCGCCCATCGTCCTGAATGGGTGACGCCGATTTCCACGACGTACCGCGATCACGAGGTCTGGCAGATACCGCCCAACGGCCAGGGGATCATTGCGCTGATGGCGCTCAATATCCTCAAGGCCGCAAATTTTGCGCCCGGCGACGAATGCGAACGGCAACACGCGCTGATCGAAGCGCTGAAAGCGGCATTCGTCGACGGCCAGATGCATATCGCCGATCCCGCGCATGGGCCCGTGCCGACCGACTGGATGTTGTCCGATGCCTATGCGCGGGCCCGCCTTTCGGATATCGGGCCGACGGCCGCCGACCCGCAGCCGGTCGGCATGCGGCCCGGCGGGACGGTCTATCTGGCCGCCGCGGACGGACAGGGCAACATGGTTTCGCTGATTCAGAGCAACTACAAGGGGTTCGGGTCCGGCGTCGTGGTACCGGGAACAGGCATCGCGCTGCACAACCGTGGGCGCGAATTCTCGCTGGATGCCGGTCATCCCAATGCCCTGGCGCCGGGCAAGCGGCCCTACCATACGATCATCCCGGGGTTCCTGACGCGCGGCGGCCGGGCCGTCGGCCCGTTCGGCGTCATGGGCGGCTACATGCAGCCTCAGGGGCACCTTCAGGTGCTTTCCAACATGCTCGATCTGGGCATGAATCCGCAGGCCGCGCTCGACGCGCCACGCTGGCTGTGGCAGGGCGGTCGGCGCATTGCCGTCGAGCCGCATTTCCCATCGGATATCGCCCAGCGTCTCGCGCGCCGGGGCCATGCGGTGCAGCCGCAGCTCGATGAGACCGGATTCGGGCGGGGGCAGATCATACAGCGCGACGACGCGACCGGGGTGCTGGCCGGCGGGACCGACCCGCGCACCGACGGCGAAGCAGCCATCCTGTAG
- the thiD gene encoding bifunctional hydroxymethylpyrimidine kinase/phosphomethylpyrimidine kinase, which translates to MIPNVLSIAGSDPSGGAGIQADLKAFSAHGAYGMAALTALTAQNTRGVTGVETVRPGFVADQIAAVFDDVRVDAVKIGMIASAEIADAVADILRRVCDAPIVLDPVMVAKGGARLLAEDAIEAVRHRLMPLAFIVTPNVPELAVLTDNMPAPDRAALSAQAAACLHHGSRAILAKGGHLDEAASPDVLIMAGDGDGHAPVWFEGMRHLTSNTHGTGCTLSSAIAARLAQGDDVHAAVETAKCYIDRAIAGADRLSVGSGHGPIHHFVDLWER; encoded by the coding sequence ATGATTCCGAACGTGTTGAGTATTGCCGGTTCCGACCCATCGGGCGGGGCCGGCATACAGGCAGACCTGAAGGCTTTCTCGGCGCACGGCGCCTACGGCATGGCCGCACTGACCGCATTGACGGCCCAGAACACTCGCGGCGTGACCGGGGTAGAGACGGTCCGGCCGGGCTTCGTCGCCGATCAGATCGCCGCCGTGTTCGACGACGTCCGCGTTGATGCCGTCAAGATCGGAATGATCGCTTCGGCGGAGATCGCCGACGCCGTTGCCGATATCTTGCGGCGTGTCTGCGACGCACCGATTGTTCTGGACCCGGTGATGGTGGCCAAGGGCGGCGCGCGGCTGCTGGCAGAGGATGCGATCGAGGCCGTTCGCCACCGCCTGATGCCGCTGGCGTTCATCGTGACCCCGAATGTTCCGGAACTTGCCGTCCTAACCGACAACATGCCGGCCCCGGACCGCGCTGCACTATCGGCGCAAGCGGCGGCGTGTCTGCATCATGGCAGCAGAGCCATACTCGCCAAAGGTGGCCATCTCGACGAAGCCGCGTCGCCGGACGTTCTCATCATGGCCGGCGACGGTGACGGGCACGCGCCGGTCTGGTTCGAGGGGATGCGCCATCTGACATCCAATACCCACGGTACCGGCTGCACGCTGTCCTCGGCGATCGCCGCCAGACTGGCGCAGGGCGATGATGTCCACGCGGCTGTCGAGACAGCAAAATGCTATATCGACCGGGCGATTGCCGGGGCGGACCGGCTGTCGGTCGGAAGCGGCCACGGCCCCATTCATCACTTCGTCGATCTGTGGGAACGCTGA
- a CDS encoding CsbD family protein, producing the protein MNWDQIEGKWTEYTGKAQQRWGKLTENDLQEVKGNRRELAGKLQARYGYAKEEAEREIDDWLNKQ; encoded by the coding sequence ATGAACTGGGATCAGATCGAAGGCAAATGGACCGAATACACCGGCAAGGCTCAGCAAAGGTGGGGCAAGCTGACCGAGAACGACCTGCAGGAAGTCAAGGGCAACCGCCGCGAACTCGCCGGTAAACTCCAGGCGCGTTACGGCTATGCCAAGGAAGAGGCCGAACGTGAAATCGATGATTGGCTGAACAAGCAATAA
- a CDS encoding amino acid synthesis family protein, producing MVPIRKLVTLRETINSEMGRELPTPITRALGAAVIANPYAGRYAEDLGDLFAIGGDLGGRIAAEVAGLLVGPAVAYGKGALVGMSGEMEHGGACIHPMLGKPMRGAIGGGGAVIPSNVKMAALGASLDVPLGHKDNVWSFDHFDTMTVAIADAPRHDEIVVVLAFADGGRPFPRCGAGPV from the coding sequence ATGGTACCGATACGAAAGCTCGTCACGCTGCGTGAGACCATCAACTCCGAGATGGGCCGCGAACTGCCGACGCCGATAACCCGAGCGCTTGGAGCAGCCGTCATCGCCAATCCGTATGCCGGTCGGTATGCCGAAGACCTTGGCGATCTGTTCGCCATCGGCGGGGACCTTGGTGGGCGGATCGCCGCCGAAGTTGCCGGTCTCCTTGTCGGGCCGGCCGTCGCCTATGGCAAGGGCGCGCTGGTGGGAATGTCCGGAGAGATGGAGCACGGCGGTGCCTGTATCCATCCGATGCTGGGCAAGCCGATGCGCGGCGCGATCGGCGGCGGCGGCGCGGTGATCCCGTCAAACGTCAAGATGGCGGCGCTGGGAGCGTCGCTGGATGTCCCGCTCGGCCACAAGGACAATGTCTGGTCGTTCGATCATTTCGATACCATGACGGTGGCCATCGCCGATGCGCCGCGCCACGACGAGATCGTGGTCGTGCTGGCCTTTGCCGATGGTGGACGCCCGTTCCCCCGCTGTGGCGCAGGTCCGGTCTGA
- a CDS encoding alpha/beta hydrolase, with amino-acid sequence MPSDDATSSQTTSKVGAVWGGMDQATLDAAYDQTVYAPNRRQILDRFAASSERVRQRLGAPLRFAYGSGERERMDVYPAASSTPAPVQIFIHGGAWRSGLAERYGFPAETFVRAGAHFVVPDFDWVQDHDGDLMPIADQIRRAIAWVWHNADSFGGDRNRIHLSGHSSGAHMAAVALTTDWPVAFDVPADAIKSALLCSGMYEMRPVRLSARSTYVTFSDESEAALSPMRHLETVAPPLVVAYGTLETPEFKRQSADFADAMTARGHPVRLLIAEHCNHFEILETLANPYGLLGAAALDQMTVNRMEPEVAGSARR; translated from the coding sequence ATGCCCTCCGACGACGCAACTTCCAGCCAGACCACGTCGAAAGTCGGCGCAGTCTGGGGCGGAATGGACCAGGCGACGCTCGATGCGGCCTATGACCAGACGGTCTATGCGCCGAACCGCCGGCAGATCCTCGATCGTTTTGCCGCCAGCAGTGAGCGGGTGCGGCAGCGTCTGGGAGCGCCGTTGCGGTTTGCTTATGGCAGCGGCGAGCGCGAACGCATGGACGTCTATCCGGCTGCATCATCGACACCGGCGCCGGTCCAGATTTTTATCCACGGCGGCGCATGGCGATCCGGACTGGCCGAGCGATACGGCTTTCCGGCCGAGACATTCGTTCGGGCCGGAGCGCATTTCGTGGTGCCTGATTTCGACTGGGTTCAGGATCACGACGGCGATCTGATGCCGATCGCCGACCAGATCCGGCGCGCGATCGCCTGGGTCTGGCACAATGCCGACTCCTTTGGCGGCGACCGGAACCGTATCCACTTGTCGGGCCATTCCTCCGGCGCTCATATGGCGGCGGTGGCGCTGACGACGGACTGGCCGGTGGCCTTCGACGTTCCGGCAGATGCGATCAAGAGCGCCCTGTTGTGCAGCGGCATGTACGAAATGCGGCCGGTAAGGCTGTCGGCCCGAAGCACCTATGTGACCTTCAGCGACGAGAGCGAGGCAGCACTCAGCCCCATGCGCCATCTGGAAACCGTGGCGCCGCCGTTGGTCGTCGCGTATGGAACGCTGGAAACACCGGAATTCAAGCGACAATCGGCCGATTTCGCCGACGCGATGACCGCCCGCGGCCATCCGGTCCGGCTTCTGATTGCCGAACACTGCAACCATTTCGAAATTCTGGAAACGCTGGCCAATCCATACGGACTGCTGGGCGCAGCCGCCCTTGATCAAATGACCGTGAACCGGATGGAACCGGAAGTCGCCGGTTCCGCGCGCCGATAA
- the tal gene encoding transaldolase: protein MMPNRLESLKESTVIVADTGEIETIRRLKPQDCTTNPTLLFKAAGSEAYQSVVAGAIDRAKQKSGADVHAVADMLAVSFGSELLKIVPGYVSTEVDADLSFDTAATIDKAKRLIDLYADMGADTDRVLIKIASTWEGIRAAERLQKDGIKCNLTLLFGMHQAVACAEAGVTLISPFVGRIRDWFVKAGHTDFDDENDPGVVFVRRVYSYYKRHGYDTIVMGASFRTLGEIEALAGCDRLTISPALLDELAGQDGAVERKLSPNLAGRFGEDKLDASEAAFRWGMNEDAMATEKLAEGIRMFNKDLVALKKLLAEKL, encoded by the coding sequence ATGATGCCGAACAGACTTGAGAGCCTTAAGGAAAGCACGGTCATCGTTGCCGATACCGGGGAGATCGAGACGATCCGCCGTCTCAAGCCCCAGGACTGCACAACGAACCCGACATTATTGTTCAAAGCCGCCGGATCGGAGGCGTATCAGTCGGTGGTCGCCGGTGCCATCGATCGCGCCAAACAGAAGTCGGGCGCGGACGTACATGCCGTCGCCGACATGCTGGCGGTATCCTTCGGCAGCGAACTGCTGAAAATCGTGCCGGGCTATGTATCGACGGAGGTCGACGCCGACCTGTCGTTCGACACGGCCGCCACGATCGACAAGGCGAAGCGGCTGATCGATCTGTACGCCGATATGGGCGCGGATACCGACCGCGTGCTGATCAAGATCGCGTCCACCTGGGAGGGCATTCGTGCCGCCGAACGTCTGCAGAAGGACGGCATAAAGTGCAATCTGACCCTGCTGTTCGGCATGCATCAGGCCGTTGCCTGTGCCGAAGCCGGGGTCACGCTGATCTCGCCGTTCGTCGGCCGCATCCGCGACTGGTTCGTCAAGGCCGGTCATACGGATTTCGATGACGAGAACGATCCCGGCGTCGTTTTCGTCCGGCGGGTCTATTCCTATTACAAGCGGCACGGATACGACACCATAGTCATGGGCGCGTCGTTCCGAACGCTGGGCGAGATCGAGGCACTGGCCGGCTGCGACCGCCTGACCATCAGCCCGGCACTGCTGGACGAGCTGGCCGGCCAGGACGGCGCGGTCGAGCGCAAGCTTTCGCCGAACCTCGCCGGACGCTTCGGCGAAGACAAGCTGGACGCGTCCGAAGCTGCCTTCCGCTGGGGCATGAACGAAGACGCCATGGCGACGGAAAAGCTGGCCGAAGGCATCCGGATGTTCAACAAGGATCTGGTCGCGCTGAAGAAGCTGCTGGCGGAGAAGCTTTAG
- a CDS encoding calcium/sodium antiporter, giving the protein MSVYLELLLGLILLVAGGDALVRGAVALARRFGISPLLIGLTLVGFGTSTPELVTSIQAAFAGSPGIAVGNVVGSNIANILLILGVAAVISPLVVARAAFLRDGTVSVLVAVLCVGMILVGDLGRVVGLVSVGLLAAYVIYTYRAERVGSSPSAVVHQSEATLAEPGPRSVWVAAAFTVGGLVLTIVGARFLVSGAIDLSQAAGVPETVVGLTVVAIGTSLPELVTSIIAALRRQSDVALGNIIGSNIYNVLGILGVTAIVHPISVPPSIAAVDVWVMLAATLGMVAFAVTGSRISRAEGGIFVAAYIGYVGYLVASL; this is encoded by the coding sequence ATGTCTGTCTATCTGGAACTCCTGCTCGGTTTGATCCTGCTCGTCGCGGGCGGCGACGCACTGGTCCGGGGTGCGGTGGCGCTGGCCCGCCGGTTCGGCATCTCGCCGCTGCTGATCGGGTTGACGCTGGTCGGTTTCGGTACTTCCACGCCGGAACTGGTGACCAGCATTCAGGCCGCATTCGCCGGTTCGCCGGGCATAGCTGTCGGCAACGTTGTCGGCAGCAACATCGCCAATATCCTGCTGATACTCGGCGTGGCGGCCGTGATCTCGCCGCTGGTGGTCGCCCGCGCGGCGTTCCTGCGCGACGGCACCGTCTCGGTGCTGGTCGCCGTACTATGTGTCGGCATGATCCTCGTCGGCGATCTCGGCCGCGTTGTCGGCCTCGTGTCGGTGGGGCTGCTTGCCGCCTATGTCATCTACACCTATCGCGCCGAACGCGTTGGCAGCAGTCCGTCTGCAGTGGTTCACCAGTCGGAAGCGACCCTCGCCGAACCGGGCCCGCGGTCCGTGTGGGTGGCCGCCGCCTTTACGGTCGGGGGGCTGGTGCTGACCATTGTCGGCGCTCGGTTCCTGGTTTCCGGGGCCATCGACCTGTCACAGGCAGCGGGCGTGCCCGAAACCGTGGTCGGTTTGACGGTGGTGGCTATCGGGACATCGCTGCCGGAACTCGTGACGTCGATCATTGCGGCGCTGCGCCGGCAGTCGGATGTCGCGTTGGGCAATATCATCGGCAGCAACATCTATAACGTGCTGGGCATTCTGGGCGTGACGGCGATCGTGCATCCGATCTCCGTGCCGCCATCGATCGCCGCTGTCGATGTCTGGGTGATGCTGGCCGCGACGCTTGGGATGGTCGCGTTCGCGGTGACCGGATCGCGGATCAGCCGGGCAGAGGGCGGCATTTTCGTTGCTGCCTATATCGGCTATGTCGGGTATCTGGTCGCCAGTTTATAG
- a CDS encoding autotransporter domain-containing protein, which translates to MPIAPKSSTTRLAWIRRPTAGLASALALAAITLPDAEANGGTSWNGNVDTDWFEAGNWTSGVPGSSTDTFINTAPPAVVAGGGSAETAQIIIANGGGDMGQLVVEGIGSTLTTGAEKILNIGWSGSGDMTIRDGGSVSTGGGTFIAILPGDVGTATIRDAGSTLLVGGELAVGRTGTGSMSILNGGQVESEEGFIGRNSGEGSVRIDGASSLWTIGNGLSVGRGETGATDGTLTLSNGGRVVVGGGTGTATIAENSDATGTLNIGAAEGETPVAPGQVRAATVAFGDGTGAVVFNHTDTGYTFAPAITGDGALRFLSGRTILTGDSGDFDGTTALSGGELVVNGTLGGTTTFASGSRLSGTGRVGPTVLESGATVAPGNSIGTLTVDGDLTFNSGTVYEVEVNPTGAASDLIVVNGTAFLDGTVTHIGEDGAYRPSADYVILTATNGFDGTRFDGVTSDYYFLDPSLLYGSNDVTLRLLRNNIAFAAVAETANQRAAGDGADSLSLGNDLYDALSVLSAPTARGALDQISGEIHASVQSALLEQTGQLRRSIVHRAADLGGDAVAGSDMTTAGSAEGQFTTWAQAFGNWGHAESDGNAAAMDHDQRGLLFGGDVRLGERTRLGVTAGSSRSSASVDDRASSATGDTLHLGVYGGTAVGPWRFIAGASHSWHEIETDRSIAFAGFTDRPTASYDARTAQVFGEAAYDVSLEPVQLQPFVGLAHTRHDVSSFSESGGAAALAAESADAAATFSTIGLRAATDFAVSGMTTTLRGSLAWQQTLDDVTPSTRLAFGGGTAFNVDGTPLGRDAALIETGIDVAVSDAVTFGASYDGRFDDAGHEHGARARLSIRF; encoded by the coding sequence ATGCCCATTGCCCCGAAATCGTCGACCACCCGGCTGGCGTGGATCCGACGCCCCACCGCCGGCCTCGCATCCGCCCTTGCCCTTGCCGCCATTACCCTCCCCGACGCCGAAGCGAATGGTGGGACGTCCTGGAACGGCAATGTCGATACCGATTGGTTTGAAGCCGGCAATTGGACCAGCGGCGTTCCGGGCAGTTCGACCGACACTTTCATCAATACGGCACCGCCAGCGGTCGTCGCAGGGGGCGGATCGGCCGAGACGGCTCAGATCATCATCGCCAACGGTGGCGGCGACATGGGTCAACTGGTGGTCGAAGGTATCGGTTCTACCCTGACTACGGGTGCTGAAAAGATTCTGAACATCGGTTGGTCTGGTTCCGGTGACATGACGATTCGGGACGGTGGAAGTGTCAGTACGGGGGGAGGCACTTTCATCGCCATATTGCCGGGCGATGTCGGGACCGCGACCATAAGGGATGCCGGAAGTACGTTGCTCGTCGGCGGCGAACTTGCGGTCGGCCGCACGGGCACCGGATCGATGTCAATCCTGAATGGCGGCCAGGTCGAGAGCGAAGAAGGCTTCATCGGCAGAAACTCCGGCGAAGGATCGGTCCGGATCGACGGCGCCTCGTCCCTCTGGACAATCGGCAATGGGCTATCTGTCGGAAGGGGAGAAACGGGCGCGACCGACGGCACACTGACTCTATCGAATGGCGGCAGGGTCGTGGTCGGCGGCGGAACAGGCACGGCAACCATCGCAGAGAACAGCGACGCTACCGGTACCCTCAACATCGGCGCGGCCGAGGGCGAAACGCCGGTCGCGCCGGGACAAGTCCGGGCAGCGACAGTCGCCTTCGGCGACGGCACCGGCGCGGTCGTCTTCAATCACACCGATACCGGCTACACCTTTGCCCCGGCCATCACCGGCGACGGCGCGCTGCGTTTTCTTTCAGGCCGGACGATCCTGACCGGCGATTCCGGCGACTTCGACGGGACCACGGCGCTCAGCGGCGGCGAACTGGTCGTCAACGGCACCCTCGGCGGCACGACGACCTTCGCCAGCGGATCACGCCTGTCGGGAACCGGGCGCGTCGGACCGACGGTGCTGGAGTCCGGGGCCACGGTGGCGCCGGGCAATTCCATCGGCACCCTGACCGTCGACGGTGATCTGACGTTCAACTCCGGCACCGTCTACGAGGTCGAGGTCAACCCCACCGGCGCCGCCAGCGACCTCATCGTGGTCAACGGCACGGCTTTTCTCGACGGAACGGTCACCCATATCGGCGAGGACGGCGCCTATCGTCCCTCGGCCGACTATGTAATCCTGACTGCCACGAACGGTTTCGACGGCACGCGGTTCGACGGCGTTACGTCTGATTACTACTTCCTCGATCCGTCGCTGCTTTATGGCAGCAACGATGTCACCTTGCGCCTGCTGCGCAACAACATCGCGTTCGCCGCCGTGGCCGAAACGGCAAACCAGCGGGCGGCTGGCGACGGCGCCGACAGCCTGTCACTCGGCAACGATCTTTACGATGCCCTGAGCGTCCTGAGTGCACCGACGGCACGCGGCGCGCTGGACCAGATCTCCGGCGAGATCCACGCCTCGGTGCAATCGGCGCTGCTCGAACAGACCGGCCAGCTTCGCCGGTCGATCGTCCATCGGGCCGCCGATCTCGGCGGCGACGCGGTCGCCGGATCCGACATGACGACTGCCGGATCGGCAGAGGGGCAATTCACCACCTGGGCACAGGCTTTCGGCAATTGGGGCCATGCGGAGTCCGACGGCAACGCCGCGGCGATGGACCACGACCAGCGCGGCCTGCTGTTCGGCGGCGATGTGCGCCTGGGCGAGCGGACGCGGTTGGGCGTGACCGCCGGCAGCAGCCGATCCTCGGCATCGGTCGACGACCGCGCTTCGTCCGCGACCGGCGACACGCTGCATCTCGGCGTCTATGGCGGGACGGCTGTCGGACCCTGGCGGTTTATCGCCGGCGCCAGCCATAGCTGGCACGAGATCGAGACCGACCGCAGCATCGCCTTCGCCGGGTTCACCGACCGGCCGACAGCGTCCTACGATGCCCGCACCGCTCAGGTCTTTGGCGAGGCCGCGTACGACGTTTCGCTGGAGCCGGTCCAACTGCAGCCGTTCGTCGGCCTTGCCCATACCCGGCACGACGTGTCGTCCTTTTCGGAATCCGGCGGCGCTGCAGCCCTGGCGGCGGAAAGCGCCGACGCGGCGGCAACCTTCTCGACGATCGGGCTACGCGCCGCCACCGATTTTGCGGTCTCCGGCATGACGACCACACTGCGCGGATCGCTCGCCTGGCAGCAAACGCTCGATGACGTCACGCCGTCCACGCGCCTTGCATTCGGGGGCGGAACCGCGTTCAACGTCGATGGCACGCCATTGGGCCGCGACGCCGCGCTGATCGAGACCGGCATCGATGTTGCCGTCAGCGATGCCGTGACCTTCGGCGCCTCTTATGATGGGCGCTTCGACGATGCCGGGCACGAGCACGGCGCCCGCGCCCGGCTGTCGATCAGGTTCTAG